The genomic segment tcacactctgtcaccttcctcctaactccaaaacaacaaagcaacagcagatctggctacaaaccctctacatcctacttccactggacaaatcctaaccttccatcctcgctgctcagcatctcAGATCTGCATACCTGATCTTTTTCCTTTCGAAATTACCCAGATGTTATCCTTGTGACATTACCAGATTATTCTCATCCTTAGCTAAGTCGTATGAAAATGGTAGCAGATTACCTGTATTATAACCTTTGAATGTGGGGTGTGAAGGATGCTAAAGAAATCTtgcaaagaaataaaggaaCCAGACATTTTGGTGAGTGAATACCAGTCAAGTGTTTTCCAGTTGATATGCGGCAACATTTGCTGCATATAATACTACTGATGCAAATCTTTACACTTTGACAGCCTGACATTGCACTCTCAGGTGTCCCCTGAACAGACATGTCTTCAAAGAATGACAATTtaacctgaaacacaaagtaCTAATGTGTTGCCCATCTTTACCTGATCGTCGCTGGCGTATAGTCACCATTTAAAAAGGTGAAGAACTGACAGTGGGGGTCCTGTGTGCAGACCGTCTGACACTCCTCATAGCTGGCTGTGAACAAGAATCTGTAGTCCGCCCCCAGGAAGTCTCTGTTCTGGTACACCTGGAACAGACAAGGTGCTGGAACAGCGGACATTAAATGCAAGATAATCATACATCACAAACTAATAGTTTTAGTGATAGTTAGAGTGCTTGTGACCTACATGGGTCTGGGCTGCAGGATTTGAGAGAAAAGCCGGAGGAGACACCTCTCAGCGGATTCTGGGCAATGGGCTCTCTAGAGGAAGTAGTCTTGAGGTAGCAGTAAAAATGTCTACAGGGAAGATCGGGTGATCAAACACACAATGTTATTAATGggtaaaaagtgaaatatcCCACTGATATACAGACCCTTTCCTATGACACCTGATATTTCACTCAAGTCCCATCTCTTCCTCTTGACCAACTTTGAAAAGGCATTCATCCGTCTGTATACTCAGATTCAGAAGCATTATATAAGGACTCACaggtgaaaacattttacagaaggcacacacatacatagcgTCATACCTGTTGTCTCTAGTCCAGTCAGCTCGAATATAAGTAAAGAAGAGGCAGGAAGGGTGCTGGGTGCACAGCTGCTGGCAGTGCTCAACATCGGGAGAGTAGAGAAATGTTATGTCTGACCCTGGAAAATCTGTGTTTTCCAGAATCTCTGTTCTGCATTCTGATCAAACGGAGAACAGgcacacattcattttacaCTTTACTAAGATTTGAATTAAACATGCTCACACTTACATGTGGTTCTAATGATGTGTATGCCTCACCATCActgaaggaaaagctgcagagagagagcagaccCACCAAAATCAAATGAGCTTGCATGGTCTTGGTGTTGCTGATGTTCTggagaggaaaatgagaaaccacagaaaaactgcagtatAAGAGATGGCTCTGCCACTGCTGGATGGCCAAAGGGCAGTTTTGTAACCATCTATTTGATCTGTTTGCACAACTGGCAGTGATCCATGACGGAAACAAACTTTCAACATCAACACGACAGTGCAGGTATCTCTTACCTGCCTACAGTTGTGCCACGGCTCTAGTCCACTTTGGTAAAATGCATGATGGTTATTGTGACATTCAAGAAATCAATATGGGCTACATACATTAGATACATTTTAGAGGTTGTCCCAAACAAGGCTTTATGTAATCGGGTGTCTTTTACATGACAGAGCTAAGACCTTGTACTGATGTCTAAAAGTCCAAATTAAAATCAACATGGATCAATTGGATATCCCCCAAATAGATCTGTTGAGTTACTCAACAGTTACTCTTCCTAATtcagaaaacttttttcttaTGGAATGAGTTCTTGTTGTCCAAGTTTTTGTAAACATCAGTTGGTGTAAAATATGGCTTGGAGGCCTGAAACTTGAAAGTCACATGAAGTAGTAAAGGACTGAGCAGCTGATTGTGACGCtgatggaagaaaaaagaaaaaaaactaaataccaCAGGGGCTTTAACAACATCTCTCTTCATGGTTTAAAGACATTTACAAATGCAACACCTTACCCTACCTTGTTGCCAAACACTGcatgagaggaaaacagcaggTCTGAAACAGACTAAACCAAAGACAGTATAGTCGGCAGTGGTTTACACAAGTTTGTGTAGTCAGAGAGCAGGAATGAAAAagttcaggattttttttttctacttcaaCCCTCTAAAACGTGACATCCAATTTTCAAACACATTGTTAGATGAAATTTGATGCTCATCGTCAAATATTTGAGCTTACAAACCAACAATTATATCATAAAACAGAGCCTGAGTCCAGTCCACTTAAAGGTGAgccaaaaagacagacaaactaATAATGGCATGAATAAAAGAGTCAAAATCCAAATTCAAAATTTTTAATATACTTGTTTACAGCACAAAATGAACAACGCACTGCTTATGAACAAAATCAAGTAAGTCACAAATGATGCTAGTAAACCAAATTAGAGCAGTACACAGAGTATATAGATCCTACACAACAGGAACAGTTTGTGCATGTTTGGATCTCAGATGTCTTTCAGAATGCTTTGTCCCTGTGGGCTCTCCAGCCAGGTAGGAGGCCTGGTGGTTTTGATGCTGGGTCTGTCCTTCAGAGAATTATAGTACGCTGTCAGCTTAGGGTAACGCTCTTCAGACAACCTATGCAGGGGAGAAAAGTTATTTCACATGCATTCCTTTTTATTATCCTTTCACTTATGGTGTGCTGCAGGCTGCGAGTCATCTTCAGCAATTTAAAGCACTTACCCAAATTGGAAGAGATAAGCGATGCTTGGATAAACAGTCACATCAGCCAGTGAAAAGGTCTTGCCTGCCAGGAAGGAGCCAGAAGCCTAGAAAGAGGCACGGCAATCAATTCATCTTCAATTATTCCTTTGGACAGTTACACTCTACCTATATGTTATTTTATCACAGCACCTCGTTTTAAAGTCTGTTTCACTTGGTCATTGCACATTAAGAAGTGTTTGACAGCCAATCAGGTTACAGCTTGAATAATTAAACGCTACACAGACATTATTTTATCATATCATGTGTGAGGCCTGTTCCCTTTCTTGCCAagagtttgaaaagaaaaaccagctGCAATTTAGTTTAGCTTAGTTGAGCACACAAACTATGGAGAAAAAGTTAGACTGGcgaaatcaaaagaaaacaaaaacctccaATTAACCCCTGAAAAGCTCACTTATTAATCAAGTCATCCATCTTCATGCAGTCTTAGTGCGCAACTGTTTTTCAGCAAGTAGCAAATAACCAAGAGTTAGAGCATCCATGACAAAACATCAGTAGCATAAACACTCCCTGAAGTCCTTGCACTTGAAGGTGTTAATATATGGGGCCTTGCTCCCGACAGTCACTTTAAACACTAAGCTTGCGTTGCTTCAGTTTGGTCTCTTCTAAATGTCTTACTGTACACATCTGATGCTATGAGATTTTCTGTGTTGACTTGCCTTCTGCAGGTATCCCTCCCACAGCTTGAGCTCAGCAGACAgactctctttgtttctcttcacAGCAGAGtcatgtc from the Echeneis naucrates chromosome 11, fEcheNa1.1, whole genome shotgun sequence genome contains:
- the LOC115051454 gene encoding plasma kallikrein-like, with translation MQAHLILVGLLSLCSFSFSDECRTEILENTDFPGSDITFLYSPDVEHCQQLCTQHPSCLFFTYIRADWTRDNRHFYCYLKTTSSREPIAQNPLRGVSSGFSLKSCSPDPSPCLFQVYQNRDFLGADYRFLFTASYEECQTVCTQDPHCQFFTFLNGWKKIIHEDVDFRGSDIRFELMDDPETCQSTCSADRNCQFYSYVNVTFHNPDYRRRCYLKRVITMPAPPKVNKLYNAVSGFSLKNCKV